CATTGCCCCTGATAAAATCGTGCAAATTCATAACGGCATTGATTTCAGCCAGTTTATTCCGCTTGATCAACAGCAGGCCCGGCTGAAACTGGGGCTTGACCTAACCTGCAAGCTGATTTTGCATGTCAGCCGGCTTAGCTCCATTAAAGGCGCGGTAGCCCTGGCGATATTGGACAGCATTCCCCGGCTTGCAGATTATTGTCAGACGGCCAAGCTTGTGATTATTGGTGAAGGCCCGCTGCGGGCCGAACTGGAACAGCGGGCATTGGCAGTAAATAAGAAATATGATAATATAGTTGAAATAAAAGATTTTACGACCGATATTGTGTGCTGGTACTCCGCCGCCGATTTGATTATCGGCGAAGGCCGGGTGGCCATTGAGGCTTTGGCTTGTTTAAAGCCGGTTGTCGCCATCCGCAACAGCGAATTTTTTTTCGGGGCGGTCACGGCTGATAATATTCATTCCGCAATGGCAGTCAATTTTGACGGCCGGAATTTACCGGTCAAGCCTGAGCTGCTGGTCCGGGAAATTGCGAAAGGCTGGCAGCTGACGGCCGATTGCCGGGCTGAGATCCTGCAGGCCATTCAACAGCAAATGAGCATCCCGGTGATGACCGCTCAATATCTGCAGGTGTTTCGGAAAACACTGGCGCCTGGTGGCAATAGTGTTAAAAATGAGTCTTGCTGACTATAGAGTCAGGCGGTTGCTGCCAGAAAAATGGCTGCCTGGTTAACTTGGATTGAAGGGAGTTCAAATATGATCAAAACAGCAATCGTTGTTACGGCCAAATTATTGGAACGAATCGTTTATCTTTTGGCAGGCTGGCTGGTTATTATTCCGCTGACTTATCTGATCCCGAAAGACAATAAACTGATCTTGTTCAAAGGTACTTCCAATAACGTTAAATATCTCTTTTTCCATGCCTGCCGGCAACCGGCCGCTGACGGCGCAAAACTGTATTTTATGACCAGGAACAAGCAGCTGTCCGGGCAATTTAAAAAATACGGTTTGCCGGTATTGGAGTATCCCAGTTTACATAGTTTTTGGAAAATGTTCCGGGCCGGTACTTATATTGTGGATAATCACATTTCGCCATTGAATTATTATATTTTCTATCGCATCCACAAGGTACAGTTATGGCATGGCATTGTGGTCAAAAAAGTTGGCCCGTCTTCAATTAAAGGCTTGAAAAAGCTGCCGCCCAGCTGGCTGAAAACACTGGGTATGAAGCTGGTCTTTTATCCGACCTATGATGCTTTTATTTCCAATTCAGAGTTTTGCACCAGGGAAATTTTTGGTCCTACTATTAAAGCCCGCCGGTTTTTAGACTACGGCTATCCCCGCAACGATGTTTTGTTTGGCAAACCGTCTGTCGCCGAGCCGTTATGGGGAACGGATGAAATAAGCAATCAAAGGATCGAGAGCTTTAAAGCCAAGGGCGGTCAGGTGGTATTATTTTCACCCACCTGGCGGGATACCGGCGGGGAGCTTATTTCCGATCAGGCGGTTGATTTGGCAGGCTTAAATGCGTTTGGCGCTGCACACAATATTTTGTTTGTGTTCAAATTTCATCCCTCAACCCGGAGCGGGGCTGTCATTACAGACTATTCCCATTGTATGGAATATATCAAAGGGCGGGATATTTATCCGGTCATGTCACTGATTGATCTGATGATTACCGATTATTCCTCGATTTATCTGGATTATCTCCTGTTAAAAAAACCACTGGTCTTTTTTCCGTATGACTATCAAAAATATACCGAAAAAGACCGCGATCTTATTGTTGACTATGAGTGGTTTACACCGGGGCCCAAATGTTATACCCAGCCCGAACTGGAGGCTGCCATTGCCCGCCTGCTGGTGGAAAAACAGGATGATTATACGGCCAGAAGGCAGGAAATCCTGGATGTTGCCTGCACCTATCAGGATGGCAATGCCGCGGAGCGGGTTTGGAGCTTTATTAAGGAACAGGCGCGGCTGGACAGCCCCCGGCCGGTTACGACCGGGCGCCTGACCGTGCGAGGCCGTGAAGAGCATGCCTAATACAGCGCCAATTCTGATGTACCACCGGGTGGATGTGGTATCAGATAATCGTAATACGGTAGCCCTGGAGCAGTTTCGCCGGCAGCTTCAATTTTTACATGACAACGGTTATACAACCATCAGCATGAAAGCGCTGTATGACCATCTGACGGCAGACACGGCGCTGCCGGCCAAGCCGGTGCTGCTGACTTTTGATGACGGTTATGAAGATAATCACAGACATGTATTGCCGTTATTGCAGGCCTATCGGATGAAGGCCATTGTATTTCCTGTTGCGCAGTGGGTAGGCGCAGCCTGCGGCTGGAAAAAAAATCCGGCTGCCGAGCGGCTGATGAACTGGCGGCAGCTGCAGGAATGGCAGGCCGCCGGCCTGGAAATTGGCGCCCATACCTTTTCGCATGGGCGTCTTAGTACAATGACGGATGAGCAAGTGGCGTATGAACTGCGGCAAAGCAAAGCCGTCCTGGAGGAACAGCTCGGCCGGCCTGTGGATTTTTTATGCTATCCTTATGGCGATTTTGACGCCAGGACCGGGCAGCATGCCGAGCAGGCCGGCTATAAGGCCGCTTTAGGCATATTTAATGGTACCGGGCAGACGCAGCGGTATGCATTGCCGCGCATTGGCGTGTCGTCCCGGACGGCGCTGTGGGAATACCGGTTGAAGGTTTCAAAACTATGGAAGGCTTTTGTTGCCGCCCGCCGGCTGGAGGGAAGCGTAAAAAATATCTTCCGGTAAGGAAGCCTGGCTGGTACGTTCAACGGCAGGCCGGGGGCAATAAAAAGTACTGAGGAAAATGAATGGATACATTGAAAGTTTTGCTGGTTGTGCCGCGGCTGAATATCGGCGGCGCGGAATCATATGTTATTACAACCGCTCTGGGCCTGGCTCGCCGGGGGATGCAGGTGGTTGTCGCATCCTGGGGCGGTAAATTGGCGGGGCTTTTGGCCGAAGCGGGCATTGCCCACTACCTGGTTCCGGTGCGCTTAAGCAGTTATCTGACCTCGCTGATGCTGGAATATATCGTTAGAAAGCACGGGATCCAGCTTATTCATGCCAATTCAGCCGCCGCTGGTTATGCCGCCCTGCAGGCAGGCCAACGGCTGCATTTGCCTGTAGTCTATACTGCTCATGGCGTTTTCGGGCATGAACCGAAAGAAATGGTCCTGGCCCAGGCGGACAAGATTATCTGCGTAAGCAATTTTCTCCACCGGCGTTCGCTGGAAAAAGGGGTGGCGGCGGAAAAACTGGTTACTATATATAATGGGATTGATTTAACTAAGTTTGCGCCCCGGCCGGCTGAGACGGCTATGCTGAGACGGCAGCTGGGGCTGGGCGAAAAGGACTTTGTCATCGGCATGGTTTCCCGGATCAAAAACCTAAAGGCCAAAGGCCATGGGGATCTTTTGACCATGCTGGCCAAATTCCAGGGGCAGCAGCCTGACTGGCGGGTGCTGGTCGTAGGCAAGGGCAATGGGCTGCGCCGCTTCAAAGCCGAGGCCCGGCAGCTGGGGGTGGGCAATCAGATCTGCATTGCCGGCCACAGCACCGAGGTGCCGCAGCTGATGCAGGCGATGGACGTACTATTGCTGCCGTCTGATTTCGAAACGTTTGGACTGGTGCTGGTAGAAGCCATGGCGATGGCCAAACCGGTAATTGCCTATGCCGTCGGCGGCACGCCCGAAGCAATTGAGGATCAGGCTACCGGATTTTTAATACCCAAGGGCGATATTGACGCCATGTACGGAAAATTAAACCTGTTGTATGAGCAGCCGGAAGTGGCGGCGGCAATGGGCGACACAGGCGTAAGCCGGGTAAAACGAATGTTCAACAGTGACCAGATGCTTGATCAGCTGCTGGCTGTTTATGCCGAGGTGTTACAGGCCAGGCAGGATAAAAATTAAAGGGCTTATGCTTTCGGCTGAAGGGATCTGCTTATGAATAATGTATTTCTTGTTGGTACGCCCCTGCAGCTGCTGGCGGCCTATATTATGGCCAGTGAGCTGTTTGGTCAGGCGACGAATCAATTGCTGCTGATTCATCCTCAAAAGGACCAAATCTGGCGCAGCAGTGATTCGCTGCGCACCATGACGGAGGACCAAGCGGTCTGGCGTCAGGTCATTAGCCGCGACAAGTGGCTGAGCGGCGATTATATCTGGCGGTATCCCCGGGCAATGAAGCTGCTGCAGCAGCGGGTGCTGTCCTTTGGCAAAGTGGATAACGTCTATCTCGGATCAGATAAGATTATTCAAAATCAGCTGTTCGTCGAACTGCTGGGCTGTAATTCTTATGCCCGGATTGATGACGGCATTTGGTCTTACCACAACCGCGACCGGCGAAAACTTAGCAAACTGTGGCAGCTGGCCCGGATCAGTTTTTTTCGCAGTATCGGCGGAATTAGCGGCAATTTGCAGTACAACCTTGGCGGACTGGGCCATGGCCTGGCGGCTACCGCCGATTATCTGTTTAAACCGCAGCTGCTGGAAAGGCCTTCGCCCAATGCCGTCTGCCTGGAACGGAGTATGGTGCAGCGGGTTATGGCAAGACTTGTTGCCGGGATGAAACCCCTGCCGGCCATGTCGGCCGGTAATTGCCTGTTGTTTTTAGGCAGTACCTTTGTTGAGCGGAAAGTGATCACCGGACAAGAGGAACAAGCGATGCTTGGTGATATTTCCCGGCTGGCGCACGATTACGGGCTAAGGCTGATTTATAAACCTCACCCCGGCGAATCGTCCGCTAAAATAGCTGACTATAGCGGCCGGTTCCCCGCAATGACCATTGTTCCCGGCAAGGATCCCATTGAAGTCCTTTATGCCAAATACAGCAGCCTGAGATGGGCGGTAAGCATTAGCTCGTCCGGCTTGCTGTTTGCGGATGTATTTTCCGAAACTATCACGCCAATTGCGCTGTTTAAGCTGTATGCAGTGAGTACAAATGACCGGATCTTAGCGCGAATGATGGATAAGGCCGGTGTAAGCATTCCGGACAGTATCGGCGAATTGCGCAGGATGATCGGTGGTCAGGCAGCTTGTACGTAAATATAATTTCCTAATACCGTTTAAACTAACTCCAGCGGGCTTATGCCGTAATTTGCGTAAGGAGTGAGTGCTTGTGGATACGATTCATATCGGCTTATGCATTGATGAACAATACGCCCAGCATGCCGGCGTGACCATGGAATCGGTTTTATACAATAAAAAGTCGCGGAATCCCGTGGCCTTTCATATCATCAGCGACAGCCTGTCCGCCGGGACCTGCCACAAGCTGCGGCAGATTGCCTGCAAGTACGGGGCGGAGGTATTCGTTTATCCTGTCGCTGCGCAGGATTTTGCTCAGCTGCCGGTAAGCCGGCATATCAGCAAAGCGACCTATTATCGCTTAACCATTGTCGATATTGTACCGGCGGCAATTGAGAAGATCATATATCTGGATGTTGATTTACTGGTCCGCGCGGATATTGCCGGGTTATGGAACGCCGATATTTCCGGTTACCTGGCCGGAGCGGTAGTGGATAGCGGGATCGAAGCGGTTGACCGGCAAAAAGGCTTGCGGAAAATTCTCGGAATGCCGCCGCAGGAGCCTTATTTTAATGCCGGGGTATTATTTATCAACGCTGAGCGGTGGCGGGAAAAACGCACCGGGGCTGAAGTCATCCGCTATATTAACGAAAACGCCGGCAGAATCGTTTTTGCCGATCAGGACGGCCTAAATGCCGTGCTCTGGGGAAAATGGCTTGCGCTTGATCCCAAATGGAATGTCTACCGGTTCTTGTTCAGAGTCTATTATAAGCTGAGTAAGGAAAAGCAGGCGCTTAGCCAGGCTGTCGTCCAGGCGCTTAAAGACCCTGGCATCGTTCATTTCACCGGGGCGCACAAGCCCTGGAAAAATGGCTGTACTATGCCTTATGTGAATGAATATTATTTTTATCTGGCGCGGACGCCCTGGCAGGGCTTTCAGACTCCGCAGCCCGCGCTGCGGGAGAGTTTAAAAGCGTACCGCTGGAAACTCCGCCGGATTTTCTTTGATTTTCTGGACCGGTTTCAGGTCCTGGCTTAGTACCGTAAGGAGTTCGCTGTGAAAAAAATTATGATATTTACACCGGCCATAGCCGCGTCCAATATTGGTGATGAAATTATCTATGAAGCGTGTGATAAGGTAATCAAATCCCTGTATCCTGACGGCTTTTATGTCAATGTTTCAACCCATCTGCCGCTGGATAGCTGGCTGGAGCAGTTTCAGGACGCCGATTTGAAGTTTGTCGCCGGTTCAAATTTGCTGGGCCGGCAGCGCTGGCGTAAACGCAGCCAGTGGAATTTGCATCTGTCTGCGCTTTCCTGGGCAGCGCCCAGTATTTTAATGGGCGTAGGCTGGCACCGCTATCAACGGAAAAGCACCGCCCTGGTCAGCAAATATGTCTATCGCCAGGTCTTGTCCAGGGACTATATCCATTCCGTAAGGGACAATTATACCCTGGAGAAGTTAAAAGAAATCGGTTTTGACAATGCGCTGAACACCGGATGCCCCACGATGTGGGGCCTGACGCCGGAACATTGCCAAACAATACCGCTGAAAAAAAGTGAAAAAGTCCTTACAACAGTAACCGACTATCATCAGGATCCGCAAAAAGATGCTGATATGCTCGATGTCCTGACCAGAAACTATCGGGAAGTTTATGTATGGCTGCAAGGCTATCATGATTATGATTATTTACAGGCGCTGCATGTTTTGGATAAGGTTAAAATCGTTCCGCCTAATTTAGCGGCCTATCAGTCGTTTTTGAACAATGAGCAGGTCGATTACGTTGGTACGCGACTGCACAGCGGTATCAAAGCGCTCCAGTGCGGGAAAAGAACGGTCATTATTGGTATTGATAACCGGGCCAATGAGAAACAGAAAGATTTTAACCTGCCGGTGCTGCGCCGGGAAAATATCACGGAGCTGGAAGCTCTGATCAATACAAGCTTTATAACGCAAATCCATTTGCCGGCCGAGCACATTCAGCAATGGAAAAATCAGTTTGCCCAGGGGCAAGGTTAGGATGATTTGGTGTGAGACTGTTACTCGTTTTACTAGTTCTGCTGATCATGAGCACGATCTTTTATTTTTCCAGCATTCCCGACCTGCATTTTATCGATCATGAGGCTCTGCCGGCCTGGCTGAAGTCCTGGATCAACCAATATTCACTGAAGCTGGGCGGAGAGGGCTTCTTTTCTTATACGCTCAGCCTGCATCCCGACTTTATCCTCCATAAGCTTGGCCATATTGCTCTATATGGCCTGCTGGGCAGCTGCTTGTTTCTGGCGACCAACAGATCGGTAGGCTGGAGCGTATTTCTTACAATAATCTTTGCGGTAAGCGATGAGTTGCATCAAGGCTATGTTCCCGGCCGGAGCAGCCGGTTCGGGGATGTGGCGTTGGATGTGGCCGCAGCGGTCCTGTCTATTTTACTGATCCGTAAGCTTAGGCAGAAATAATGGTCTGACAACTAAGAGTAGTACCTTGACCGAATAGGAAATGGTTGAACGATTGTCGAACTAATGAGGAAAGAGCAATGGCAAGGAGTAACTGACGAATGTTTGATCTGCATATTCATATCATTCCCGGCATTGATGACGGGGCTAAAGACGAGAAGACCACGCGCGAAATGCTGAAAATTGCCGCCGCCCAGGGTACAACCCATATGGTGGCAACGCCCCACGTCATTGAGGGGGACTGGCTGCCGGACTGGGAAACGATTCTCAGCCACTGCGAAAATCTCCGGCAAGCGGCAGGAGACCTGGGCTTGAATTTAACACTGTATCCCGGCGGCGAAATTGCCATGAGCATGGATATCCTGGACTTGATCAAAGGCCCCGGCCCTTATTGCCTCAATGGCGGGCGGTATCTGCTGGTGGAATTTCCCGCGGCTGAAATTCCTGATTTTGCCGATGACTTTTTCTTTACCCTGCAAACCCGCGGGGTTACCCCGGTAATTGCCCATCCGGAACGGCATCCGGTCATCGCCCGGCAGCCGGAGCGACTGGCCCAGTGGATCAACCGGGGCATCCTCACCCAGGTCAATTGCACCAGCCTGGCGGGCAAGATGGGGGAGCGTACCAGGCTGACGGCTGAGCTTTTAGTAGCCAATCAGATGATCTATAGCCTTGGCTCGGACGCTCACGGCCTGCGCACCCGCAATCCCGGCATGCGGGAAGGCGTTGCCAAGCTGGAAGCCCTGCTCGGATCGGCCGGAGCCCGCCGGATTATGTATGAACAGCCCCTGGCAATCGTCAACAGCCAGGAGGTGGCCATCCGGGAGATCAATCAGATCGTTCAACAGTCCAGGCCTAACCTGCTGACCCGCTTGATCCGGAAATATTTTTAGGACAGTCGTGTTACACTGTGGGAAAATGTCGGGAAATAGTTGAAAATAGTGAAAAGTTTCTCTTTCCAAATGTTAGGCTAAATGATAAAATAAAACTAGGACTTTAGTCGCGTGTTAGGAAAAAGGTCCTAGCGACTGATTTGCCTGGGGGTTAAGGCAAACGACTACCCTCTTGATGTATTTAATATCATTTCTTCAGGAGGGGTCATATGGATAAGTTGGCACAAATTCAACATTTGCGAATTCAGCTAGGCGCCCTGGGGTATCATGATTTTCAGATTGACAGCATGATAAAAGAAGAAATTGGCACTGCCAAGCTGACGGGGCTTTCAGAGGAACAATACGAGCAATGCATTGAAACTTTGCAAGGCTATATCGAATTTGCCAGCAAATGTCAGAAGAAGAAATAAAACGCAAAGGGTAAAGTAACCCATCTTACCGTGGTACAGGTGGAAGGGTTACTTTATTCTTTTTGTTCCGATGTTATTAAGACGAACTGCATTTTCTTTATTGTTTTGAAGTTCTCTCATGTATAGGGATAACAGTAAATTTTACACCGTTTATCTATGTAAAAATTATACTATTTTCCATAATTTTCTAAAGAAATTCTAATAAACTTTATGTACGATAAAAATCTAACAACAGGGTAATGCAGCTTTTAAGCACCCTCTCGCGCCAGTCGTACATCTTTACATAAATTCCATTTTTTGTCGGCTTATCCGCCTCCTAAATATGGGTTTATGGGATTTATTTGTCATTTTAGCAGGAGAGAATGATTTTGTTGACGAATAATAAGTTACAAATAATGTGAAATGGGAGGATTGGCGTGAAGTATTTTGTCAAGTTGACTCTGGTCGTTTTCGCACTTATGTTTAGCTGTTTGCCTGCCAATAGCGCTATAGCCCAGGAGTACAAGCTGGGGGCTAACGATATTTTGACTATTGGCGTGTGGGGTTATGAAGAACTAAAGCTGGAGGAATTGGCGGTGCGCCCGGATGGAAAAATTGCATTTCCGCTGGTAGGCGAAGTTGAAGCCGCGGATAAGACGGTAAGTGAGCTAACCGATGCTTTGACCACCGGCTTGTCTGTTTATGTCAAAGAACCAATTGTAACCGTTAATATTTTAAAATTCCGGACAACCAGGGTCTATGTGCTGGGCGAAGTCCAGAAGCCGGGAATGTATGAGATTGAACGAAGCCACAACCTGCTCGACGCCATCGGCATGGCCGGCAGCTATACCAAGAATGCCGCCAAGAAAAAAGTCCACATTATCCGCCAGGATAATTCAGCTGAACCGATCAAAGCCAATCTGTTGAATATCCTGACCAAAGGCGATATGTCGCAGAACTATACCTTACATGACGGCGATGTTGTTTATTTAAGCGATAATGGCCGAATCGATTTCGCCAAAGATATCTTGCCATGGATTTCCGCAACTTATCAGATCAGTGAAACACAAAACAACTAGTTGAATGACAGCATGGAGGGTAAATCGTGGACGAAACGACTCTGGACTTAAGAGATATTCTAAAAACTTTGAAGAAACGCCGGAAACTTATTGGTTATATCTTTGTCGGATTTGTAGTGCTCGCAGCATTGCTCAGCTTTCTCTGGCCGCCGACCTATGAATCGGAAACCAACCTGCGAGTAAAGCAGCCGCAAGGTCTGGCCGATTCGCTGTTAAGCAGTCTGCCGACAGGCAATGCATCAGCCACTAAGCAGCTCATGTCGACTTATGCCGAAATTCTGAAAAGCCGTACTGTGGTGCAGGAAGTGATTGATAAGACCCAGGCCGATAAGGAAGAAATTCCGGATTATGAGAATATGCTTGACCGAATTACTACTCAGCCGGTTAAAGATACCGAAATTCTTAGGGTAAGGGTTACGGCAAAAACGCCGGAAGAGGCCCAACTGGTGGCTGATACACTGGTCAATACATTCAATGCTCGTTTAAGCTTTTTGACCAGATCGGAACAAACTGTTGTCCGCCAGTTCATTGGGGAACGTCTGCAGGAGTCCAAGGCCGACGTGGAAAAGGCTGAGGAGGAACTTCAGAAGTATAAAACCGAACAAAAAATTACCGATCCGGATGTTGAAACCAAGGCTCTGGTCGACGCTTTGACTGAGATCAATAAGCTGGCGGCGGAGAATGCCGTAACCATGGCCGCTGCCCAGGGCAAGCTGGCCAGTACCCGGCAGCAGCTTGGGGCTGAGAAAGAAGGCTTTATTGCCGATAATCCTTTAATTCAGCAATATAAAACCAAACTGGCCGAACTGGAAGTCAGTCTGGTGGAACTTACAGAAAAATATACCGAGCAGCATCCGCAGGTCAAAGCCACCAGGGCGGCTATCGGAGAAACCCAGGCTAAGCTGGCGGCTGAGGTCGGCCGGGTAATTACGGCCGACGCGCCGTCTATGAATCCAATCCATCAGGGATTGCTGCAAAGCCAGTTAATGGCTGAAGCGCAAATTGCCGCATCGACCGCCCAGCAAGTAGCCATTGTTGCAATTGTCGAACAAGGGCAAGCCGATCTTGGTAAGTTGCCGGTCAAGGAACAGGGCTTAGCCAAAGTGATGCGGGATGCGGAGGTAGCCAGGGAAATTTATGTTATGCTGGCTAAGCGCCATGAGGAAGCCCGGATCAGTGAGGTGATGCAGCCAACCGATATCCAGGTGATTGATGTGGCGACACTGCCGGACGAGCCGATCAAACCGAAGAAAGCGCTGAATATTGTCATTGCTGCCATTCTGGGTTTGTTTGCCGGGCTGGGAGCGGCCTTTATTGTAGAGTATTTGAATAAATCGATTCATACCGTTGAGGATGTCCGTCAATATCTTGACCTTCCTGTGTTAGGCAGTATTCCTCATTTTGACAATGAGTATAAAGAGTCTGAACCAAGCTTCTGGGATAAGCTGAAACAATTGTTATCTACAAACTCGCAAAGGGGGCAGAAACGCGATGTCTAATAAGCGCCGACTTATTGTTC
Above is a genomic segment from Dendrosporobacter quercicolus containing:
- a CDS encoding glycosyltransferase, which gives rise to MNILILFSQPWKVGGAETHVQAFIQGVYGEHEVSLAVNTGSDPVRLQELGERFPRLTILTIQARGINIFRWAADIVKLAKLLKSQNIQIISAQQRTAGLWSWILRKLTGVPFVVTMHDSWHRAMGKRYYGALFDRMIVVSSSLAERLRSDFAIAPDKIVQIHNGIDFSQFIPLDQQQARLKLGLDLTCKLILHVSRLSSIKGAVALAILDSIPRLADYCQTAKLVIIGEGPLRAELEQRALAVNKKYDNIVEIKDFTTDIVCWYSAADLIIGEGRVAIEALACLKPVVAIRNSEFFFGAVTADNIHSAMAVNFDGRNLPVKPELLVREIAKGWQLTADCRAEILQAIQQQMSIPVMTAQYLQVFRKTLAPGGNSVKNESC
- a CDS encoding CDP-glycerol glycerophosphotransferase family protein, with translation MIKTAIVVTAKLLERIVYLLAGWLVIIPLTYLIPKDNKLILFKGTSNNVKYLFFHACRQPAADGAKLYFMTRNKQLSGQFKKYGLPVLEYPSLHSFWKMFRAGTYIVDNHISPLNYYIFYRIHKVQLWHGIVVKKVGPSSIKGLKKLPPSWLKTLGMKLVFYPTYDAFISNSEFCTREIFGPTIKARRFLDYGYPRNDVLFGKPSVAEPLWGTDEISNQRIESFKAKGGQVVLFSPTWRDTGGELISDQAVDLAGLNAFGAAHNILFVFKFHPSTRSGAVITDYSHCMEYIKGRDIYPVMSLIDLMITDYSSIYLDYLLLKKPLVFFPYDYQKYTEKDRDLIVDYEWFTPGPKCYTQPELEAAIARLLVEKQDDYTARRQEILDVACTYQDGNAAERVWSFIKEQARLDSPRPVTTGRLTVRGREEHA
- a CDS encoding polysaccharide deacetylase family protein; translated protein: MPNTAPILMYHRVDVVSDNRNTVALEQFRRQLQFLHDNGYTTISMKALYDHLTADTALPAKPVLLTFDDGYEDNHRHVLPLLQAYRMKAIVFPVAQWVGAACGWKKNPAAERLMNWRQLQEWQAAGLEIGAHTFSHGRLSTMTDEQVAYELRQSKAVLEEQLGRPVDFLCYPYGDFDARTGQHAEQAGYKAALGIFNGTGQTQRYALPRIGVSSRTALWEYRLKVSKLWKAFVAARRLEGSVKNIFR
- a CDS encoding glycosyltransferase family 4 protein; the encoded protein is MDTLKVLLVVPRLNIGGAESYVITTALGLARRGMQVVVASWGGKLAGLLAEAGIAHYLVPVRLSSYLTSLMLEYIVRKHGIQLIHANSAAAGYAALQAGQRLHLPVVYTAHGVFGHEPKEMVLAQADKIICVSNFLHRRSLEKGVAAEKLVTIYNGIDLTKFAPRPAETAMLRRQLGLGEKDFVIGMVSRIKNLKAKGHGDLLTMLAKFQGQQPDWRVLVVGKGNGLRRFKAEARQLGVGNQICIAGHSTEVPQLMQAMDVLLLPSDFETFGLVLVEAMAMAKPVIAYAVGGTPEAIEDQATGFLIPKGDIDAMYGKLNLLYEQPEVAAAMGDTGVSRVKRMFNSDQMLDQLLAVYAEVLQARQDKN
- a CDS encoding polysialyltransferase family glycosyltransferase; its protein translation is MNNVFLVGTPLQLLAAYIMASELFGQATNQLLLIHPQKDQIWRSSDSLRTMTEDQAVWRQVISRDKWLSGDYIWRYPRAMKLLQQRVLSFGKVDNVYLGSDKIIQNQLFVELLGCNSYARIDDGIWSYHNRDRRKLSKLWQLARISFFRSIGGISGNLQYNLGGLGHGLAATADYLFKPQLLERPSPNAVCLERSMVQRVMARLVAGMKPLPAMSAGNCLLFLGSTFVERKVITGQEEQAMLGDISRLAHDYGLRLIYKPHPGESSAKIADYSGRFPAMTIVPGKDPIEVLYAKYSSLRWAVSISSSGLLFADVFSETITPIALFKLYAVSTNDRILARMMDKAGVSIPDSIGELRRMIGGQAACT
- a CDS encoding glycosyltransferase family 8 protein, whose protein sequence is MDTIHIGLCIDEQYAQHAGVTMESVLYNKKSRNPVAFHIISDSLSAGTCHKLRQIACKYGAEVFVYPVAAQDFAQLPVSRHISKATYYRLTIVDIVPAAIEKIIYLDVDLLVRADIAGLWNADISGYLAGAVVDSGIEAVDRQKGLRKILGMPPQEPYFNAGVLFINAERWREKRTGAEVIRYINENAGRIVFADQDGLNAVLWGKWLALDPKWNVYRFLFRVYYKLSKEKQALSQAVVQALKDPGIVHFTGAHKPWKNGCTMPYVNEYYFYLARTPWQGFQTPQPALRESLKAYRWKLRRIFFDFLDRFQVLA
- a CDS encoding polysaccharide pyruvyl transferase family protein gives rise to the protein MKKIMIFTPAIAASNIGDEIIYEACDKVIKSLYPDGFYVNVSTHLPLDSWLEQFQDADLKFVAGSNLLGRQRWRKRSQWNLHLSALSWAAPSILMGVGWHRYQRKSTALVSKYVYRQVLSRDYIHSVRDNYTLEKLKEIGFDNALNTGCPTMWGLTPEHCQTIPLKKSEKVLTTVTDYHQDPQKDADMLDVLTRNYREVYVWLQGYHDYDYLQALHVLDKVKIVPPNLAAYQSFLNNEQVDYVGTRLHSGIKALQCGKRTVIIGIDNRANEKQKDFNLPVLRRENITELEALINTSFITQIHLPAEHIQQWKNQFAQGQG
- a CDS encoding VanZ family protein; protein product: MRLLLVLLVLLIMSTIFYFSSIPDLHFIDHEALPAWLKSWINQYSLKLGGEGFFSYTLSLHPDFILHKLGHIALYGLLGSCLFLATNRSVGWSVFLTIIFAVSDELHQGYVPGRSSRFGDVALDVAAAVLSILLIRKLRQK
- a CDS encoding tyrosine-protein phosphatase, with the translated sequence MFDLHIHIIPGIDDGAKDEKTTREMLKIAAAQGTTHMVATPHVIEGDWLPDWETILSHCENLRQAAGDLGLNLTLYPGGEIAMSMDILDLIKGPGPYCLNGGRYLLVEFPAAEIPDFADDFFFTLQTRGVTPVIAHPERHPVIARQPERLAQWINRGILTQVNCTSLAGKMGERTRLTAELLVANQMIYSLGSDAHGLRTRNPGMREGVAKLEALLGSAGARRIMYEQPLAIVNSQEVAIREINQIVQQSRPNLLTRLIRKYF
- a CDS encoding polysaccharide biosynthesis/export family protein; the encoded protein is MKYFVKLTLVVFALMFSCLPANSAIAQEYKLGANDILTIGVWGYEELKLEELAVRPDGKIAFPLVGEVEAADKTVSELTDALTTGLSVYVKEPIVTVNILKFRTTRVYVLGEVQKPGMYEIERSHNLLDAIGMAGSYTKNAAKKKVHIIRQDNSAEPIKANLLNILTKGDMSQNYTLHDGDVVYLSDNGRIDFAKDILPWISATYQISETQNN
- a CDS encoding GumC family protein, translating into MDETTLDLRDILKTLKKRRKLIGYIFVGFVVLAALLSFLWPPTYESETNLRVKQPQGLADSLLSSLPTGNASATKQLMSTYAEILKSRTVVQEVIDKTQADKEEIPDYENMLDRITTQPVKDTEILRVRVTAKTPEEAQLVADTLVNTFNARLSFLTRSEQTVVRQFIGERLQESKADVEKAEEELQKYKTEQKITDPDVETKALVDALTEINKLAAENAVTMAAAQGKLASTRQQLGAEKEGFIADNPLIQQYKTKLAELEVSLVELTEKYTEQHPQVKATRAAIGETQAKLAAEVGRVITADAPSMNPIHQGLLQSQLMAEAQIAASTAQQVAIVAIVEQGQADLGKLPVKEQGLAKVMRDAEVAREIYVMLAKRHEEARISEVMQPTDIQVIDVATLPDEPIKPKKALNIVIAAILGLFAGLGAAFIVEYLNKSIHTVEDVRQYLDLPVLGSIPHFDNEYKESEPSFWDKLKQLLSTNSQRGQKRDV